Proteins encoded within one genomic window of Triticum aestivum cultivar Chinese Spring chromosome 2D, IWGSC CS RefSeq v2.1, whole genome shotgun sequence:
- the LOC123049101 gene encoding uncharacterized protein — protein MYNQSSSELFVICLCVLDPTANGYCYGCHCNGSPDMKHPSSGYIAGHTSNVSGRSSKINCGKFDDEDNEDELEAQKARLRWLFGGSELKQIRDPHGAEQWRRTAEPALQEPTVFSPRKRARNM, from the exons ATGTATAATCAATCATCCAGTGAATTGTTTGTCATCTGTTTATGTGTGCTGGATCCTACTGCTAATG GTTACTGTTATGGTTGTCACTGTAATGGAAGTCCTGACATGAAGCACCCAAGTTCTGGTTACATAGCTGGCCACACAAGTAACGTGTCTGGTAGATCTTCTAAGATAAACTGCGGAAAGTTTGATGATGAGGACAATGAGGACGAG CTGGAAGCTCAGAAGGCTAGGTTACGATGGTTGTTTGGG GGCTCTGAGCTGAAGCAAATCAGGGACCCACATGGGGCAGAGCAATGGAGAAGAACAGCTGAGCCAGCATTGCAG GAGCCTACGGTGTTCTCTCCTAGAAAGAGGGCACGTAACATGTAA